In the genome of Streptomyces sp. NBC_00433, the window GCGGCTCGCGCCCGCACCGGCGGCCGCGGCGCCGCGGCCGCCGGTGAGCCCGGCGAAGGGATTGCCGGCGGACGCGGTGTCGTTCAGGTGGTGCTTCTCGACCAGCGCGCCGCCCGCGAAGGCGGCCGCCGCGACGACCCCGGCCGACAGCAGCAGCGTCAGCCACGGCAGCTTGCGGCGCGGCGGGGCGGCCAGCTCGGCGGAGATGTCCCGGGCGTCCGGCGGCTGCGCCAGTACGTCCTCGGGCCGCTCGCCCGGCAGCCCGCCGCGGCCCTCCACGATGTCGGAACCGCGCAGGATCTCGATCCCGCCTGCGCCCTGCTCAGGGACGAGCGGCAGCAGGTCCGTGCCGGAGTCGTCCGCCTTGACCAGCTCGGAACGGCGTCGCGCCATCTCGGCTTCTCCCTTGTGTCTGAAAACTGTGGTCACTCGTGCCGCAGGGCCTCGATGGGCCGCAGGCTCGCCGCCCGGTTGGCCGGGTAGCTGCCGAAGAACAGCCCGATGGCCACCGCGATGGCGAAGGCGCCCCACACCGAGGCCGGTATGACGACCGGTCTGATGCCGACGATCCTGAAGTGCGAGCCGATCAGCCCGGCCACCACCCCGAGCCCGCCGCCGATCAGCGACAGCAGTGTCGACTCGGCGAGGAACTGCCCGAGGATGACGCCCTTGGGGGCGCCGATCGCCTTGCGGATGCCGATCTCCCGGGTCCGCTCGGTCACCGTGACCAGCATGATGTTGGTGATGCCGATCCCGCCGACCAGCAGCGAGATCGCGGCGACCGCCCCGAGCAGCACCGTGAAGGTCCTGTCGGTGTCGGACTGGGTGCTCAGCAGGGACTCCTGGCTGCTGACCCGGAAGTCCAGCGAGTTGGCGTCCTTGATGCCGTGCGTGCCCATCAGCACGGTGGTGATCTCGTTCTGCGCGGGCGTGGTGGCGTCCGCGGACTTCGCCTCGACCAGGATCTGGCTGACCGGGCCGAAGCCGGTGAAGGCGTTCTGCACGGTCGGCAGCGGTGCGACCACCGTGTCGTCCGGGTCCTGGAAGCCGGTGCCGCCCTTGGTGGCCAGCACACCGACCACGGTGAAGGGGGTGCCGCCGATGACGACCTTCTTGCCGACCGGGCTCGCCGTCCCGAAGAGGTCGGTGGCGGTGGTCGAGCCGATCACCGCGACCTTGCGGGAGTTGAGCACGTCGTCGGCGGAGAAGTAGTCGCCCTTGTCCACCTTGCTGTTGGACGCCTCGAAATACGCCGGGTAGGTGCCGACGACCTGGCCGACGGTGTGCGAGGTGCCCTGGTAGATCGCCGTCTGGGACGTGGTGACCTCGGGCGCCACCGACTTGACGTGGGGCGCGGAGGCCGGGTCGGCGAGCGCGCGGGCGTCGTCCACGGTCAGCGGCTTGGTGCCGCTGCTGCTCGTGGAGCGCCCGCCGCCGCCGAAGGCTCCGCCCGAACCCGAGGAGATGGTCAGCGAGTTGGTGCCCAGCTTCTCGATGGAGTCCTTGACCGACTGCGACGAGCCGTTGCCGACCGCCAGCAGGATGATCACGGCGGCGACGCCGATCAGGACGCCCAGCATGGTCAGCGCCGACCGCACCTTGTTGGCGGCCAGGCCGCC includes:
- a CDS encoding ABC transporter permease yields the protein MNPFETLRFAVGGLAANKVRSALTMLGVLIGVAAVIILLAVGNGSSQSVKDSIEKLGTNSLTISSGSGGAFGGGGRSTSSSGTKPLTVDDARALADPASAPHVKSVAPEVTTSQTAIYQGTSHTVGQVVGTYPAYFEASNSKVDKGDYFSADDVLNSRKVAVIGSTTATDLFGTASPVGKKVVIGGTPFTVVGVLATKGGTGFQDPDDTVVAPLPTVQNAFTGFGPVSQILVEAKSADATTPAQNEITTVLMGTHGIKDANSLDFRVSSQESLLSTQSDTDRTFTVLLGAVAAISLLVGGIGITNIMLVTVTERTREIGIRKAIGAPKGVILGQFLAESTLLSLIGGGLGVVAGLIGSHFRIVGIRPVVIPASVWGAFAIAVAIGLFFGSYPANRAASLRPIEALRHE